ctcggccatccgccgagctggatcgaccacacgaccagctcggccatccgccgagccgGATCGACCACACGACCAGCTCGGCCGTTCGACGGGCTGGACCAGTCCAGTCCGTTAGACGGACGAGCTGGATTGACTAAACCATCTTCATCCCGTCCTCGTAgctcctccccccccccccccccgagaTTTTATAAAACTTGCTCTCCTTTCATTTCGATCGGAGGCACCATTGGAACTTCACAATTTTAAAACCGCAAGAACTATTTTTCTTGTATGGAGTTCGAATTTATCGTACGAAACGGCGACGGTTAACTAAACACCTTGAACTGCCTACACTGTACGAGAAATTTGAGCTTTCTTCGGAAATCTACGTCGTTTCGAAAGTGCTCTCTTCGATAAGTTGTGAAAGCGCTCAAGACAAGAAATGGCCCGAAAGGGGCCAGAACGCGGCTAACAGCCCACTCGCGACTTTGTATGAAATCAAGCCCAATCGTTACGACGGTTTATCTTTTATTGTGCATGagaagataaatatcaagttcGGATCTAGTTTGTTTGCCTGCAGGAGTGAAGCCCATTGGCCTCAAGTGGGTCTTTAAGGTTAAGTGTAATGCAGATGGTAGCATAAATTAGTTTAAGGCTCGACTGGTGGCAAAGGGATAAGTTCAAAAACACGGCGTTGATTATGATGAGGTCTTCGCACCAGTGGCTTGCATTGAGACAATACGGCTGATTATTGGATTGGCTGCTTCAAGAGGATGGGAGATTCACCACCTAGATGTTAAAACTGCGTTTCTCCATGGAGACTTGAAAGAGGAGGTGTATGTGACCCAGCCACAAggtttctttgtcaaaggtcaAGAGGACAAGGTGTATAAGCTCAAGAAGGCTCTTTATGGCTTACGCCAGGCACCAAGGGCTTGGAACGTTAAGCTGAATCAAATCTTGCGTGGACTGAACTTCCACCACTGCTCAAAGGAACCGTCGCTATATCGTAAGGACGTAAATAATGAGCTTCTTGTTGTCGTTGTTTACGTAGACGACTTGCTTGTTACCGGATCATCACTGAAGATGATAGAAGTCTTTAAACAAGAGATGGGCTAAGTTTGAGATGAGCGATCTTGGGTTGTTGACTTATTATTTGGGTATCAAAGTTCTTCAAAGAGAAGATGGGATTATTCTGAAACAAGACCGGTATGCACGGAAAATTCTTGAGGAAACAGGAATGGCTACTTGTAACTCTACACTTGTTCCTATGGAGATGAACTCAAAGTTCTCCAAAGCGCCTGATGAAAGGAGTGTGGACGAGAAAGAGTATCGCCGTAGTATTGGCTGCTTACGCTATCTCCTACACACTCGTCCAGATGTCTCCTTCAGTGTAGGGGTACTCAGCAGATATATGCAGGAACCGAAGGAGTCTCATGCTGCAGCATTGAAAAAAGTTTTAAGGTACTTACGTGGGACGTGTGATCTTGGACTCCGGTTTCTATGTGGAAAAGACATGAAGCTCGAAGGCTACAGCGATAGTTCACATAACGTGGACATAGATGATGGGAAAAGCACAACTGGGCATGTGTTTTACTTTGGAAGTAGTCCTGTAACGTGGTGTTCTACTAAACAGGAGATAGTTGCTTTGTCGAGTTGTGAAGCAGAGTTTATGGCTGCTACTGAAGCAGCGAAGCAGGCTATTTGGCTTCAAGAATTGATGAGTGAGGTCGTGAATGAGGCGTGTAGAAGAGTGACCATCAGAGTTGATAACAAATCAGCAATACAACTAGCAAGGAATCCCGTGTTTCATGGACGGAGCAAGCACATCCATAGGAGATTTCACTTTATAAGTGAATGTGTTGAGAATGAACAAGTTGAAGTTGAGCATGTACCCGGAAACGAACAGAGAGCTGACATCTTAACCAAGCCACTTGGGAGGATTAAGTTCACTGAAATGAGAAGTCTGATTGGAGTTGAAGATGTGAGTGAGTTCAAGcataagggggagaatgttggagtTAGCTTGAAGAAACCTTAAGCAACAAGTTATTTGATTCCTATTTGTATTATGATTTGTTTAGATAATGATCATGATATGATTTGTGTTTATCAACTAGGATTAGGTTTTTGGTTGCTATATAAATATAGCCTTTGTCATTAGATAAAACCGTGAGAGTTGATTGTGATCTTGAGAACTAAAGCTTGAGGTATTTTTCTAAAGctattgattgattgaataagAGAGGGAAAACGACCTATTTCCACATAAGAACTATGATATAGTAACAAATGTACACAATCTTTCAATCTCGTCTTAATTGCACACCAGTTAAGTATAACAACCTATTTTCACATACGATGAAAGTTCGAAACCCGTTTCCACACAGACCAAGATTATGCTTAGTTTTAATGGTTTATGACATTAACCGATAGTAAACCAATTTGTATCGGTTGATATTGGTATAATCCGACCCAAACGAAGATCCAACTACAAATCGATTAAAATCAAACCCAAACCCCTATTAAAAtcccccaaatcgatttcatCATTTagaaccctaaaatctaaaaatccaGAAAAGAGATTTGATTCCCACAGAGACAAACCCATAAGAGATTTCGATGTCCACACACTCTCTTTGTTCCATTTATTCTTGAAGAAACTTGATAAAGTCTGAATGAGttggattttgagtttaatTTATAGGTAGAGACGATTCATCTCtccatcttcctcatcctcatctttggAATCATCACTGTATTCTTCGAACTTAAAGTCATCCTCCTCCTTTAGCATCATCTCTCATCACTGTCCTCTTCATTCTTAAAATTACTGTGTTGTAGAGAGACAAAGGAAGATGATTTGGGGATTTAAGTTTTTAGGTTTCGAATTGGCTTAAGTCGGGTCTTGGGCTGGTTTATTAGATCCTATTGTATTAGGTCAATTTAATCCGGTTTATATTCTCTAATCGGGTCATTTTGGTTTAGTTAGGTTAGTCATTGGTTAAATTCAAAACAGAAAACACTAACCAACTTTAAACCGCTATTTGTTAGTATTAGTTCGTCATTCAAAGTTTAGGGAGAAACGGGTTTTGAACTTTTATAGTGTGTGGAACTAGGTTGTCATACTTAATTTGTGTGCAATTAGATCGAAGTTCAAAGATTATGTACATTTATTACTATATGATAGTTCTGGTGTGGAAATAGGTCGTCTTCCCAATAAGAGAAGGACTTCTTATTAATCTTGTGATTCTATAATAAgttcattaaataaatttataaaaaaaaaagaaatacatttCATTTCACACTCGCACACAACAAACAAAGTTCAATATATCTAAACAATTATATTCCCTTAATTAAATCATTTCATTTCACACTCGGGCCCAACAAACAGAATTCACTGTGCAAGCTATCGGAAGATTCAATACCTCTCGTACACAATTTCATACTGCTTCTTATTATATCAGTCACTACCAATTTCTCAAAGGATAACAAAGATTCATCACCAAAGATTCAGAACATATACACTGCTTGAAAGAAGCATTACCAAAGATTCATATAATGTTTGTAGTATAGATATGATTCTGATGACGAAGCTGACAGGCAAAGACGTCAAGTTTGATTGGTCAGACGATTGCTCGAGGAGTTTCGCGGAGTTGAAGAGACAGTTGACACAGACACCCGTTTTGGTACTTCCGAGGCCAGGAATACCATATGAGGTCTACACTGATGCCTCAGGAACCGGATTGGGATGTGTATTGATGCAGGAGGGTAAGGTCATTGCATATGCATCACGCCAGTTGAGGCCTCACGAGGTCAATTATCCTACGCACAATCTGGAGTTAGCGGCTGTTGTATTTGCGCTGAAGATCTGGAGGTCATATTTGTATGGAGAGAAGGTCAAGATCTTCACGGACCACCAGAGTCTGAAATACATATTTACTTAGGCAGACCTAAATTTGTGGCAGTGTAGCTGGAAGGAGTTGGTAGCAAACTACAGCTTGGAGATCACTTATCATCCGGAAAAAGCCAATCATGTGGCAGATGCCTTGAGTAGGCACCAGAGCGATGTTTCTGGAACCCAAGAGGTTTAGGAGCTCACTGGGACACTTGCTAGTCTCAGATTGTGTGCAGGTACTGTAGAGGGAGAATCAGTTGGCGTTGAGAAGGTAGAGCTATTATGGAGGATAAGCAAAGCCCAGGATGGTGATAAGGCTTTGTGTAAGCAGATCGAGATGAAGAGTATTGGATATCATACAGCCTCCAGCGTGATGTTCATGTATTGAAGCCGGGTCTGTGTCCAGACGATGAGCCGTTAAGGAATGAGATCTTACGGCAAGCACACCACTCAAAATTTTCTATCCATCTAGGGAATAAtaagatgtatagggatttgaAGCGCTATTATCATTGGCCTGGTATGAAGATGGATGTTGCTTCATTTGTATCGCAGTGTCAGACATGTCAGATGGTTAAGGCTGAGCATCAGGTGCCTAGCGGGTTATTACAGAACCTGCCATTGCCAGAGTGGAAATGAGACATGGTAACTAtggattttgtgaagaggttgCCGACCACATTAGGCGGGAAGACTTACCAAGTCAGCCCATTTCCTAGCGATTAAGAAGACAGACGGAGCTGATCAATTGGCGCAGACTTACATCTGTGAGATTGTGAGATTGCATGGAGTTCCTGTCAGCATTGTATCGGATTGGGATGCAAAGTTTGCATCCGCATTTTGGAGAGCCTTTCAAAAGGCGTTTGGGACCAAGGTACATATGAGTACGGCTTATCATCCACATACAGATGGTCAGTCGGAGAGGACTATTCAAACTTTGGAGTATATGCTCAGAACTTGCGTCTTAGATGGGAGAGGAAGCTGAGCGAAGTATCTACCTCTAGCCGAGTTTGCCTACAACAACAGTTATCATTCGAGCATTAAGATGGCTCCGTATGAGGCTCTTTATGGTAGGCCTTGTCGCACATAGCTTTGTTGGACAGAAGTGGGAGAACGACGTGAGATAGAACCAACCATGGTTCAAGAGACGGTAGAGCAGGTTGAGATGCTCAAGGCTCGGCTTAAGGAAGCCCATGACCGTcagaagagttatgcagataAGCGGCGTAGAGATTTGGAGTTCCAGGTTGGCGACCTGGTATACCTGAAAATAAGGATATTTCGGGGAGGATCTAAGACTCGGAAGCTAAAGAAGCTTAAACCGAGATATATGGGACCATATCCTATTTTGGAGCAGGTTGGATCAGTTGCTTATCGATTGGGTTTATCAACAGAGTTATCAGACATCTATGACGTGTTTCATGTTTTGGTTTTGAGCAAAGTCTTGAGAGAGCCACAGCTCATCTTGCAGGAGCCACCAAGAAACCTTGGCAAAGATTTGCGTACGCTATGTCAGCCAGTAGAGGTATTGGATCGCCAAGTGAAAGCAGTTCATGGTATGATGACCATGTTGGTCAAAGTTCGTTAGGAAAGAGATGGTATTCAGGAAGAGACCTGGGAGTCCGAGCACCAAATAAGGATTGATTACCCCGAGCTGTTTCGTGATGTTATGGGGGAGTTAGTTGGTGACTCGAATTCGGGGTCGAATTCCTTGTTAGTGGGAGAGAGTTGTCATGACATCCCCAGCAGCCCATGGTATCTTCTATAAAAACTCACTtctcttctttgttttcttcacCAAAATCATCAAGAAATGTTTAGAGAGAAAGAGTTAATGGGAGAAATGAAGAAGTTTTGTAGAGCCTGAATCACCACCGGAGTTCGTCGGAGCCGCCTCACGCCGTGACTGTTTCGAGCTCACTACCACCGTTAACCGCCCAAGGTAACACCGGAAACCACATGCATTAAGCTTCAGTTTAGAGTCCGTTTAGTAAATCACCCATAACTTCCTAACCGTTGAGAATTTCATGCACGCAAGACTACCATCGTGTTCCTGTCGTCGAGATGAAGCCATAGACACCGACCACGCCGCACTCGGAGCCCGGACGAAGGCGGACTAACCtaagacgacttacatggaagtaaCGACTTACATTTTattctgagattctggtcaaactttccttatcttggacgacttccatgtacgtcgtcggacggacgacttccgtgtaagtcggctagaaaaaaataatattttttgttttatttttcaattgcaaaactaacctgagacgacttatattgaagtcgtctaggtataacaaaatattcatttttttattttttattggacGGCTTatgtttaagtcgtccagaaaagtcaaatttctgacacaatccggtcaaatgcaaaactaacccgttttcttgaattttttttttaacaaacaaagatgggcgacttccatgtaagtcgtctaggttaaaaatcaattgcaaaactaacctaaatggacgacttcctggaagtctacCAGACGACCTCCGTGGAAGTTGTaagcgtcaatgtttaataaactttcattttctctaaaactataaagactttttaatttttttttgttaattcatgtatattagtcaatattggggctTCTggatgaaatttataatttaattggtgatatttatgaggttaccaacattcatccgtggaagtcttctacgttagtttttgtaaatttgttaagtaactttaagatatgtttatttaattttcaaaagtgttaagtaacttcaagaatatcaagtaacatgTTTTAATGTGTCCtcttagatcataagatatattttttacttatgtatctaatgatatgtatctaatgaaagtgttctatctttgaacttatgtaatgttttatcttttgtgaatttgactaagttttcttgagaattcttctcccttagttgtaataaattaaattaattttttgtgttattgtatttttctattgaagttgtatcaataacttcaattatgtcaagtgattttggcaagataatattgtggaaaatgaacatatgtaccaaactttttcattaatatctcttaaaatttacaaaaaaaaatcacaactaaaggTATACACAtgaaaatcacaaaacagatcacaaacaaaactattatagatcatttctctacaaagacaagcttagacTCCACTTGACATGGAATAAGACTTCCTgcttctggaagacttcctgattctggaagacttcctggaagtcgtctggaagacttcttgtaAGTCGTccggaagacttcctggaagtctccTAGTGCATTATAATTAAAAGACTTTCGGATCCAGATCTAAAAAACCTGCATAACATAGTAAAAAACATTCAAACGacataaaaacagagaaaatgagttgaaaattatatatatatacttttatagaacacacaaagtacatatccaagtgaaagatgagaaccatctgattaaaaacctgcaacagaaagatagattagtgagaaagacatgagacaaaaatgaaaaattcatataaagtttagtgttttcaagtcaaagagattagagtgagtttggagagttttagtttgggaaaaatgTATGCACTTTATGCAACATggggttaccaaatgaagaaaaatcatacATAAAAACTTATCAAAACGCTCAGATatgttatgaaagggagacatgggagaagactccgtcagaagacttcttggaagtcgtctggaagtcgtctggaagacttcctggaagtcgtctggaagacttcctggaagtcgtctggaagacttcctggaagtcgtctggaagtcttctggcccggaagtcttccagatctgaaaaacttgcatatccaaatccaaatctgaaaaacttgcatatccaaaaacgttcaaatgcctttaaaatagagaaaatgagtggaagattagatagatctacttctatagaacacacaaaaatacatatctaaaattaatagatctacctttaaatgagtggtagatgagaaccatgtgatgaaaaacttgcaaaaacaagataaattagtgagaaagacatgagacaaaaacaataaattgatataaagtttaatgtttataaattcaaagagattagagcgaggttggagagttttagaatgatgaacattacatttttgttgtaaccatttgagaggaagagagaaaatgtgtaaatatttctttatatagggagacaaaaaaatccaattagattaaatattttcgattcagaagacttcaagtaagtcgtccataAGACTCCGatatttttagtgggaaactaaaatatttttagagggaagctaaaatatttttaccgggaaactaaaatagaagacttcctagacgacttacttgtcctctagaccctaaacataacctctACACTAAATTAACGAACTAAACActtcttaaacttaaaaagtgtttactatacacataaataaacacatatagataaaaatttaatgttttaaaaaaacatttaagctttccaaaatctaaccctaagaatacatacaatactacaacatatgttgccaaaccctaaaccaaagaatatcatgattaacgACTTCCAGTATCTCAgaagactcagacgacttaccgGGGCTGTATTCGTAAAAAtaagttctgttttttttgtttggtcacgaGGGGTTGGATGTATTTTCACAaagcttttaggttagttttgcatttgattcaagtttgggtatatgtTTGCACTTCAAATCAAGTTTTGAATCATATTTGGCAAATTCCCCGTGTttctttcactatcgaccaaatagtagtgaaatgatttgtcttaataattttattttccttttctttaacTATTAGaagtttagaaactataatatgaaaccattggttcgacatcaagactatctaaaattcatataacctgaaaccaaacaaataataataattttttattatcactggaaaaaaccaaaaacatcaacAGTTTGAGccaaacaaaccaaaataaatattgatttagaattatagctatattttaggagattaaaaaaaataacaacctaaaaccgaaccgatattcagattaaacagatttaatgtctctttattaaaaaataacaaaactaatactCACATCCCGCGCAAAGAGCGGATTATTATCTCATATTGATGTAATACCGGATTCCTAAAAACAAAAGTTCCCAAAAATAGATTTTGCCAGTATATCTTGGGTGTAACCTATAAATTCAACCCCTAGATAGTAACCAATAGAAAGCTGCCACGtatcatattttgtttatgaagaaaaattagaaaatattatttaaaaagaaattaaacattGCAAgcttctaaaccctaaaacttataccaaaaattttaaacagtaAACCCTAAGTTCTAGGATTaacactaaaccttaaaacctagagttaaccctaaaccctaaactctaaactataaACTTTAGGGTTATTCTGAAACCATAAATGTTGTCAGCAAAACCCTAAGCTATAACCCCTAGAGTTTAGAATTAGccttaggatttagggttaacCTTAGGATTTATGATtaaccttagggtttagggttaaccctagggtttagggtttagtgtttagagtttgAGTTATAGGATTTGGTATTAATcctaaaatttagagtttagtgtataGAATTTGAGGtataaggtttaggatttagaattttgcaatgtctaattttttttttgcaattaatattattttctattttttttttaagtaagatATGACATGTGACAACTTTCTATTGGATACTATTTAAGGAGgtgaacctaaaaataaatcatttattaataagCGTGATTTGCAAGATGTTAAC
The window above is part of the Brassica napus cultivar Da-Ae chromosome C8, Da-Ae, whole genome shotgun sequence genome. Proteins encoded here:
- the LOC125591832 gene encoding uncharacterized protein LOC125591832 → MILMTKLTGKDVKFDWSDDCSRSFAELKRQLTQTPVLVLPRPGIPYEVYTDASGTGLGCVLMQEGKVIAYASRQLRPHEVNYPTHNLELAAVVFALKIWRSYLYGEKVKIFTDHQSTVEGESVGVEKVELLWRISKAQDGDKALCKQIEMKSIGYHTASSVMFMDLKRYYHWPGMKMDVASFVSQCQTCQMVKAEHQAGRLTKSAHFLAIKKTDGADQLAQTYICEIVRLHGVPVSIVSDWDAKFASAFWRAFQKAFGTKVHMSTAYHPHTDGQSERTIQTLEYMLRTCVLDGRGS
- the LOC125591833 gene encoding uncharacterized protein LOC125591833, which gives rise to MVQETVEQVEMLKARLKEAHDRQKSYADKRRRDLEFQVGDLVYLKIRIFRGGSKTRKLKKLKPRYMGPYPILEQVGSVAYRLGLSTELSDIYDVFHVLVLSKVLREPQLILQEPPRNLGKDLRTLCQPVEVLDRQVKAVHGMMTMLVKVR